From a region of the Streptomyces sp. B21-083 genome:
- a CDS encoding sigma-70 family RNA polymerase sigma factor, whose product MRDDEAAYAHGVIGSLVHRAVDGDEQATHDLLAHVHPLALRYCRTRLSRLPGDARHFVEDLAQEVCVAVLLALPRYRDTGRPFEAFVFAIAAHKVADLQRAAMRHPGSTAVPSDEMPERPDDSLGPEERALLSSDAEWAKKLMANLPENQRELLLLRIAVGLTAEETGQMLGMSPGAVRVAQHRALSRLRALAEQ is encoded by the coding sequence ATGCGTGACGACGAGGCGGCTTATGCCCATGGGGTGATTGGTTCGCTCGTCCATCGCGCCGTCGACGGGGACGAGCAGGCGACGCACGACCTGCTCGCCCATGTCCACCCCCTCGCCCTGCGCTACTGCCGCACCCGGCTGTCCCGACTGCCGGGCGACGCGCGGCACTTCGTGGAGGACCTGGCGCAGGAGGTCTGCGTCGCCGTACTCCTCGCCCTGCCGCGCTACCGCGACACCGGACGCCCGTTCGAGGCGTTCGTCTTCGCGATCGCAGCGCACAAGGTCGCCGACCTCCAGCGCGCCGCGATGCGCCACCCGGGTTCGACCGCGGTCCCCTCGGACGAGATGCCGGAACGCCCCGACGACTCCCTGGGCCCCGAGGAACGGGCCCTCCTCAGCAGTGACGCCGAATGGGCCAAGAAACTCATGGCCAACCTCCCCGAGAACCAGCGTGAACTGCTTCTGCTGCGCATCGCGGTGGGCCTCACGGCGGAGGAGACGGGCCAGATGTTGGGAATGTCACCCGGCGCGGTGCGCGTGGCCCAGCACCGCGCCTTGAGCCGGCTGCGAGCACTGGCGGAGCAGTAG
- a CDS encoding response regulator transcription factor, which produces MTSVLVCDDSPLAREALRRAVATVPGVERVTTAANGEEVLRRWGADRSDLILMDVRMPGLGGVETVRRLLSADPGARIIMLTVAEDLDGVALAVAAGARGYLHKDASRAELRATVTQALADPTWRLAPRRLRSAEMGAAPTLTAREIQVLEGMSHGRSNAEIGRELFLSEDTVKTHARRLFKKLGASDRAHAVALGFRWGLVR; this is translated from the coding sequence ATGACATCCGTCCTCGTCTGCGACGACTCCCCGCTTGCCCGAGAGGCGCTCCGCCGCGCGGTCGCGACCGTGCCCGGTGTCGAGCGCGTGACCACGGCGGCCAACGGCGAGGAAGTCCTCCGCCGCTGGGGTGCCGACCGTTCGGACCTGATTCTGATGGACGTGCGCATGCCCGGTCTGGGCGGCGTCGAGACGGTCCGGCGGCTGCTGTCCGCCGACCCCGGAGCGCGCATCATCATGCTCACCGTCGCCGAGGACCTGGACGGCGTGGCGCTCGCCGTCGCCGCCGGTGCCCGCGGCTATCTGCACAAGGACGCCTCGCGCGCCGAACTGCGGGCCACGGTGACGCAGGCGCTGGCCGACCCGACCTGGCGGCTCGCGCCGCGCAGACTGCGCTCGGCCGAGATGGGCGCCGCGCCCACGCTCACCGCGCGTGAGATCCAGGTCCTGGAAGGCATGAGCCACGGCCGGTCGAACGCCGAGATCGGACGCGAACTGTTCCTCTCCGAGGACACGGTGAAGACGCATGCCAGGCGCCTTTTCAAGAAGCTCGGCGCCTCGGACCGCGCGCACGCGGTGGCGCTCGGTTTCCGGTGGGGTCTGGTCCGTTAG
- a CDS encoding WhiB family transcriptional regulator, giving the protein MADFSRLPGPNADLWDWQLLAACRGVDSSLFFHPEGERGAARSARENSAKEVCMRCPVRAQCAAHALAVREPYGVWGGLTEDEREELMGRARNRLVSASAGGGDLDSNN; this is encoded by the coding sequence ATGGCAGATTTCTCCCGCCTTCCCGGTCCGAACGCGGACCTCTGGGACTGGCAGCTCCTCGCGGCCTGCCGTGGGGTCGACAGCTCGCTCTTCTTCCATCCGGAGGGAGAGCGCGGTGCGGCACGGAGCGCTCGCGAGAACTCGGCCAAGGAGGTCTGCATGCGATGCCCGGTCCGCGCGCAGTGCGCGGCACACGCGCTGGCGGTGCGCGAGCCGTACGGCGTGTGGGGCGGATTGACCGAGGACGAACGCGAAGAGCTGATGGGGCGGGCCCGCAACCGGCTGGTGTCGGCGTCGGCCGGTGGCGGGGACCTCGACTCGAACAACTGA
- a CDS encoding LysR family transcriptional regulator produces the protein MIEARHLRVLRAVAATGSFSAAGRELGCTQPAVSQQMKALEASVGTPLLIRSGREMRLTQAGEALVRHAAGILSGLTAAEEEVAAIAGLRAGRVRLVSFPSGSSTLVPQALAALRAAHPGTRVSLEEAEPPHSVELLREGDCDVALAFRYEGAAGAGEWDDLVVRPLLTDRLVGLVPEGHRLSRAESVALGELAAEPWIAGCPRCRGQLVEACESAGFTPRIDFATDDYPAVVGLVGAGLGVAVLPWLAVESVRPRGVRTLTLEPAVRREIVALTLPDLAQVPAVVATLDQLTRAADRV, from the coding sequence ATGATCGAAGCCCGTCATCTCCGTGTCCTGCGTGCCGTGGCCGCCACCGGCTCCTTCTCGGCGGCGGGCCGCGAACTGGGCTGCACCCAGCCCGCCGTGAGCCAGCAGATGAAAGCGCTGGAAGCCTCGGTCGGCACCCCGCTGCTCATCCGCAGCGGGCGCGAGATGCGCCTGACCCAGGCGGGCGAGGCCCTCGTGCGACACGCGGCCGGCATCCTCTCGGGCCTCACGGCGGCGGAGGAGGAGGTCGCGGCGATCGCCGGACTGCGGGCCGGCCGGGTCCGGCTGGTCTCCTTCCCCAGCGGCAGCTCCACCCTCGTGCCGCAGGCCCTCGCCGCCCTGCGCGCCGCCCACCCCGGCACCCGCGTCTCCCTGGAGGAGGCCGAACCCCCGCACTCGGTCGAACTGCTGCGCGAGGGCGACTGCGACGTGGCGCTCGCTTTCCGTTACGAGGGAGCGGCCGGCGCCGGTGAGTGGGACGACCTGGTGGTCCGCCCCCTCCTCACCGACCGGCTCGTCGGCCTCGTGCCCGAAGGGCACCGGCTGTCCCGCGCCGAGTCGGTCGCCCTCGGCGAACTCGCCGCCGAGCCCTGGATCGCCGGCTGCCCGCGCTGCCGGGGTCAGCTGGTCGAGGCGTGCGAGAGCGCGGGCTTCACCCCTCGCATCGACTTCGCGACCGACGACTACCCCGCGGTGGTCGGCCTGGTGGGCGCGGGTCTGGGTGTGGCGGTCCTGCCTTGGCTCGCCGTCGAGTCCGTACGGCCGCGGGGTGTGCGCACCCTGACGCTGGAACCGGCGGTCCGGCGGGAGATCGTCGCGCTGACCCTGCCCGACCTGGCGCAGGTGCCGGCGGTGGTGGCGACGCTGGACCAGCTCACGCGGGCGGCGGACCGGGTCTGA
- a CDS encoding MOSC domain-containing protein: MKVLSVNVGRARAVPYTDHPQGTGIDKRPVDGPVRVAAPGPKGIGGSGLAGDTVCAKEHHGGDEQAVYAVAREDLDAWERELGRPLRDGMFGENITTRGLDVSGALIGERWRIGSELVLEVTSGRIPCGTFQGHLGEKKWVRRFTERGAPGAYLRVIAPGEIQAGDSVAIVHRPDHEVTVALCFRALTTERTLLPRLLMAGAALHSEAATAADAYVRKYG; the protein is encoded by the coding sequence ATGAAGGTGTTGTCCGTGAACGTGGGTCGTGCGAGGGCCGTGCCGTACACGGACCATCCGCAGGGCACGGGTATCGACAAGCGGCCGGTGGACGGGCCGGTGCGGGTGGCGGCGCCCGGGCCCAAGGGGATCGGCGGCAGCGGTCTGGCCGGGGACACGGTGTGCGCGAAGGAGCACCACGGCGGCGACGAACAGGCGGTGTACGCGGTCGCGCGCGAGGATCTCGACGCATGGGAACGCGAGCTGGGCCGCCCACTGCGTGACGGGATGTTCGGCGAGAACATCACCACGCGAGGCCTGGACGTGTCCGGTGCGCTGATCGGCGAGCGCTGGCGGATCGGATCCGAACTGGTCCTTGAGGTCACCAGCGGCCGTATCCCCTGTGGGACGTTCCAGGGCCATCTGGGTGAGAAAAAGTGGGTGCGGCGGTTCACGGAGCGGGGTGCGCCGGGCGCCTATCTGCGGGTGATCGCGCCGGGCGAGATACAGGCGGGCGACTCGGTGGCCATCGTGCACCGGCCGGATCACGAGGTGACGGTCGCCCTGTGTTTCCGGGCCCTGACGACGGAGCGGACTCTGCTGCCACGGCTGCTCATGGCCGGTGCGGCGCTGCATTCGGAGGCGGCGACAGCAGCTGACGCGTATGTGAGGAAGTACGGCTGA